In Ptychodera flava strain L36383 unplaced genomic scaffold, AS_Pfla_20210202 Scaffold_51__1_contigs__length_905262_pilon, whole genome shotgun sequence, the following proteins share a genomic window:
- the LOC139128381 gene encoding uncharacterized protein — MSTPSTENQTEVTPQSSLTESSSILGLIRPRRELLLGGEDVGPGTDAARPSTSTTEEVTISREEFQRLLKNQEEMLKKQQLLEEKLAEESRARRKIRPSRKLKSAIHSIYDGLIDADAGKKWDTTKPFGHAHNVQINKEIKTAVQGQMTEDDSVIHVATKTYFMTKRRESKRQQKGTVASFKKKQARRQRNNR, encoded by the exons ATGTCTACGCCAAGCACCGAAAATCAAACAGAAGTAACTCCGCAGTCCAGTTTGACTGAGTCATCATCCATTCTTGGTCTCATCCGGCCAAGACGAGAACTTCTACTGGGTGGAGAGGACGTGGGTCCGGGCACTGACGCCGCAAGACCGTCTACTAGTACTACTGAAGAAGTTACTATCAGCAGAGAAGAGTTTCAGCGCCTCCTCAAGAACCAAGAAGAAATGCTAAAAAAGCAGCAGTTACTCGAGGAAAAGCTGGCAGAAGAGTCTCGGGCTAGGCGAAAAATAAGGCCATCGAGAAAACTTAAG AGTGCTATTCATTCCATTTATGATGGACTTATCGACGCAGACGCTGGTAAAAAGTGGGATACGACCAAACC ATTTGGCCATGCACACAATGTGCAGATAAACAAGGAAATCAAGACAGCTGTCCAAGGGCAGATGACAGAAGATGACTCTGTTATTCATG TTGCAACGAAAACTTATTTTATGACGAAACGGCGCGAAAGCAAACGGCAGCAAAAGGGAACTGTGGCATCGTTTAAGAAAAAACAAGCCCGCAGACAAAGAAACAACAGGTAA
- the LOC139128371 gene encoding uncharacterized protein, translating to MQDIMNPDKFVKAMNNQTQMGLICSLRKHELFEYVQRKVAAYYRTSLERNEPTTPRISTAVVGFNKSKKVFVLSNTLQFSENGLLLADPPCILTDEVKYLIPSIPLPLCQAEEPLKDLLALMEGMFMHNFMSAVGILAGGLMSLHYLRIVEAFGSCPVIFAFSKDVDTGKTTSLKVLCNLFGVADSFHSSITEAVLKRILSQSTLPCVVDDVDSVRGIEKLAVRYFNGGAQTDSNGTYSPVTTFLCSANFVLGENARLATRCLLVPFTLPSITPTTTDQYKYFESYVQVAIEASSGIGQLLAVGSKFVREQDIVKDIYKKEVENVLRGKHPRLQSGYAALLYMMHEILLLGGRHKTVEEMGCYFKDLMVPIIDDLVTLQEDKSHLYTFLCDVGKLIQVTSHEEVKTFINASTLHGDRLRGRLWCLAWSYW from the exons ATGCAGGACATAATGAATCCTGACAAGTTCGTCAAAGCCATGAACAATCAAACACAGATGGGCTTGATCTGCAGTTTACGCAAGCATGAGCTGTTCGAATATGTACAGCGCAAAGTTGCTGCATATTATCGAACATCCTTGGAAAGGAATGAACCGACAACCCCGAGAATAAGCACTGCAGTGGTGGGTTTTAATAAATCAAAGAAGGTCTTTGTCTTATCTAATACT CTGCAGTTCTCTGAAAATGGACTATTGCTTGCAGATCCACCTTGTATTTTGACTGATGAAGTCAAATATTTAATTCCAAGTATTCCTCTGCCTCTTTGTCAGGCAGAGGAACCCCTCAAGGACCTGTTGGCATTAATGGAG GGCATGTTTATGCATAACTTTATGTCTGCAGTTGGCATTCTAGCAGGAGGACTGATGTCCCTGCATTATTTGCGCATTGTTGAAGCTTTTGGAAGTTGTCCtgtaatttttgcattttctaaaGATGTCGACACTGGAAAGACAACAAGTTTGAAGGTACTGTGTAATCTTTTCGGGGTTGCAGACAGCTTTCATTCCAGTATCACGGAGGCAGTCCTGAAGCGAATACTCAGCCAGAGTACACTTCCATGTGTTGTTGACGATGTTGATTCTGTCCGTGGAATTGAGAAATTGGCCGTGCGATACTTCAATGGAGGAGCTCAAACTGATTCTAATGGTACATACAGTCCTGTTACCACCTTTCTTTGCTCAGCAAACTTTGTGCTCGGAGAAAATGCCAG GCTAGCAACACGTTGCCTTCTTGTGCCGTTCACACTCCCTAGTATCACACCCACAACTACAGACCAATACAAATACTTTGAAAGCTATGTCCAAGTGGCGATCGAAGCAAGCTCAGGGATTGGCCAGCTGCTTGCAGTTGGAAGCAAGTTCGTCAGAGAACAGGATATAGTGAAGGATATTTACAAAAAGGAGGTTGAGAATGTGTTGCGCGGAAAACACCCTCGTCTGCAGAGTGGCTATGCAGCACTGCTGTACATGATGCACGAG ATTCTGCTCCTTGGTGGACGTCACAAAACTGTAGAAGAAATGGGCTGCTACTTCAAAGACCTGATGGTACCAATCATTGATGACCTTGTCACTCTACAAGAAGATAAGTCCCATCTGTACACTTTCTTATGCGATGTCGGAAAACTTATTCAAGTTACCTCCCACGAAGAA GTGAAAACGTTCATCAATGCAAGCACCTTACAtggtgaccgcttgcgtggccgcttgtggtgcttggcatggagttattggtaa